A genomic window from Vampirovibrio chlorellavorus includes:
- a CDS encoding FecCD family ABC transporter permease, whose product MNPPQNQPQNQPLSRRTPESTLIALALTACLVLLLAPCFGMQWISPWHTSAAHSLDADIFWQVRLPRVLGAFITGAGLALCGMVFQALFRSPLASPFTFGVASGASFGSVLAIVLAGLFPFYGAPGLLALLGAALTTLLVYQLASLGGRFSISTLLLAGVAINYFFGGAVTFIQYLSDFTNVFRILHSLMGGLEGVDLNALTQLALFITPGLILIACLPYELNLLAMGDDIAASRGVDLNQTRKLLFWGTSLTVGGIVSICGPIGFVGLMAPHTGRLLVGHDHRYLWLGSALLGGSLLTICDTVARSIIAPAEIPVGVITAMLGCPFFLWLLLQKR is encoded by the coding sequence ATGAACCCGCCACAAAATCAGCCTCAAAATCAGCCTCTCTCCCGGCGAACGCCTGAAAGCACCCTGATCGCCTTGGCCCTCACAGCCTGCCTCGTCCTGCTTTTAGCGCCCTGCTTTGGCATGCAGTGGATTTCCCCCTGGCATACAAGCGCCGCTCACTCGCTGGATGCGGATATTTTCTGGCAGGTTCGCCTGCCGAGGGTTCTGGGCGCCTTTATCACCGGTGCGGGGCTGGCCTTGTGCGGCATGGTGTTTCAAGCCCTGTTTCGCAGCCCTTTGGCCTCCCCCTTTACCTTTGGGGTGGCCAGCGGCGCATCCTTCGGGAGTGTACTGGCCATTGTGCTGGCCGGACTGTTTCCCTTTTACGGGGCGCCGGGGCTACTGGCCCTGCTGGGAGCCGCCTTAACCACCCTACTGGTTTATCAGCTGGCCAGCCTGGGTGGCCGATTCTCGATTAGCACGCTTCTGCTGGCCGGGGTGGCCATCAACTATTTTTTTGGCGGGGCGGTCACTTTTATCCAGTACCTGAGCGACTTTACCAACGTGTTCCGCATCCTGCACTCCCTGATGGGCGGTTTAGAAGGCGTCGACCTGAACGCACTGACGCAACTGGCCCTGTTTATCACCCCCGGGCTAATCCTCATCGCTTGCTTACCCTACGAGCTGAACCTGCTTGCCATGGGCGATGACATTGCGGCCAGCCGGGGCGTGGATTTGAACCAGACCCGCAAGCTGCTGTTCTGGGGAACCTCCCTGACCGTGGGGGGGATTGTGTCCATTTGTGGCCCCATTGGCTTTGTGGGCTTGATGGCCCCTCATACCGGCCGCCTGCTGGTGGGTCACGATCACCGCTATTTATGGCTGGGTTCGGCATTGCTGGGCGGCAGTTTGTTAACAATTTGCGACACGGTGGCCCGCAGCATCATCGCCCCGGCGGAAATCCCGGTGGGGGTGATTACGGCCATGTTGGGGTGCCCTTTCTTTTTATGGCTGCTGCTACAAAAACGCTAA
- a CDS encoding nicotianamine synthase family protein, giving the protein MLVLQSTSMTPPQPSSPLQRTHSSRSLNLNSAPKDMLVDAYEKLDDQFMALASEARKNPVNERNIQPKWIEKLQEQARSQPWQETVGDFVMQAHADDMQYLREQYQKRVLLLEKTNKGPTPKVADNNYQALNTSFADLEARTSGMNGQSTAVFVGSGPQPNTVLSYAKFANRVTGIDTDRLAIAATEGIAAQSQGKIGFQQMAGEKFDYGPYSHVGIAVMVPNKGQILKQIAKTARPGCTVIVRSVDGLKNAMYEGLDPASLAGFEKVATVHGNDNNITHAVILRKTRDLPRKTLNLVG; this is encoded by the coding sequence GTGTTAGTCCTTCAATCAACCAGCATGACCCCACCCCAACCAAGCTCGCCACTGCAACGGACCCACTCCTCCCGCAGTCTGAATTTAAATTCCGCACCCAAAGATATGTTAGTGGACGCCTACGAAAAACTGGATGATCAGTTTATGGCCCTGGCCAGTGAGGCCCGAAAGAACCCGGTAAATGAGAGGAACATTCAGCCAAAGTGGATTGAAAAACTTCAGGAGCAAGCCCGAAGCCAACCCTGGCAAGAAACCGTAGGCGATTTCGTTATGCAGGCTCATGCGGATGATATGCAATACCTGCGGGAGCAATATCAAAAACGGGTCCTGCTCCTGGAAAAGACCAATAAGGGCCCCACACCCAAGGTGGCTGATAACAATTATCAGGCTCTCAATACCTCCTTTGCCGACTTGGAAGCCCGCACCAGCGGCATGAACGGGCAGTCTACCGCCGTCTTTGTGGGCAGTGGGCCCCAGCCCAACACGGTGCTGTCGTACGCCAAGTTTGCCAACCGGGTAACAGGCATCGACACTGACCGACTCGCCATCGCAGCAACCGAAGGCATTGCGGCCCAGTCTCAAGGGAAAATTGGCTTTCAGCAAATGGCCGGTGAGAAATTTGACTACGGCCCCTACTCCCATGTCGGCATCGCAGTAATGGTGCCCAACAAAGGCCAGATTCTAAAACAAATTGCCAAAACCGCCCGGCCCGGCTGTACGGTCATTGTTCGGAGTGTGGATGGCCTTAAAAACGCCATGTATGAAGGTCTGGATCCCGCCAGTCTGGCAGGGTTCGAGAAAGTGGCCACCGTTCACGGTAACGACAACAACATCACCCATGCGGTCATTTTGCGAAAAACCCGGGATCTGCCCCGAAAAACCCTGAATTTAGTCGGCTGA
- a CDS encoding ABC transporter substrate-binding protein, which yields MDRQQFIRKTFPCFQVRALLAILFLALVTLSGCIQPVRPSARQAPLTSACQRVVSLSPSITEVLYALDLGDRVAGVTRYCKYPKAAQAKPQVGGYVDPDTEALLRLQPDLVILREEQIQLSHQLKALGFPLLAVDHQTVPGILASIEAVGQVCHRETQARALHQQLQAQINQIAAILKQATRRPTVLVVLDRNVQSEKLKWAFVAGEDGFYNQLVENAEGRNVLPKGKKGFLQISAEGILRLNPDVIIETTESLGPAHGTLSQAQQNAMAEAQWRSLPQVSAVKHHRVYHFGQDYMVIPGPRFPQILKRFAEAIHPELHWEHE from the coding sequence ATGGATCGCCAGCAGTTCATTCGCAAAACGTTCCCCTGTTTCCAAGTCAGGGCCCTGCTGGCCATTCTTTTTTTAGCGCTGGTGACCCTGAGCGGTTGTATTCAACCCGTACGCCCAAGCGCCCGTCAGGCCCCTCTGACGAGCGCCTGTCAACGGGTCGTATCCCTTTCCCCCAGCATCACGGAAGTCTTATACGCCCTGGATCTGGGAGACCGAGTTGCTGGGGTGACCCGCTACTGCAAATATCCCAAAGCAGCCCAAGCCAAGCCGCAAGTCGGTGGCTACGTCGACCCGGATACCGAAGCCCTGTTGCGCCTCCAGCCGGATCTGGTCATTTTGCGAGAAGAGCAAATCCAGCTCAGCCACCAGCTCAAGGCGCTGGGCTTTCCCCTACTGGCTGTGGATCATCAGACCGTCCCCGGGATTTTAGCTTCCATTGAGGCCGTGGGTCAGGTTTGCCACCGGGAAACCCAGGCCAGAGCGCTGCACCAACAACTGCAAGCGCAGATAAACCAGATAGCCGCCATCCTGAAACAGGCCACCCGTCGGCCCACCGTCCTGGTGGTGCTGGATCGCAACGTGCAATCGGAGAAACTGAAATGGGCCTTTGTGGCCGGAGAAGACGGCTTTTACAACCAACTGGTGGAAAACGCCGAGGGGCGGAACGTACTGCCCAAAGGCAAAAAAGGCTTTCTACAAATTTCCGCCGAAGGCATTTTACGCCTGAATCCCGATGTGATTATTGAAACCACCGAATCGCTGGGCCCTGCCCACGGCACTCTGTCGCAAGCACAACAAAACGCCATGGCCGAAGCGCAGTGGCGCAGTCTGCCGCAGGTATCCGCCGTGAAACATCATCGGGTATACCACTTCGGGCAAGATTATATGGTCATCCCCGGCCCCCGCTTTCCCCAAATCCTGAAGCGATTTGCCGAGGCCATTCACCCTGAATTACACTGGGAACATGAGTAA
- a CDS encoding ABC transporter ATP-binding protein, with protein sequence MSKSSPPLLCATSIQVRLQNHSILTDVSFQMQTGDFMAIIGPNGAGKSTLVKALLGLTPIADGQFTLRGQPLSSFSPKEKARHLAYVPQSVVATAFSDAQRVWDFVMMGRYPYLAPLAAPQEADRQRVAQALRQTGTSQLTDRTLSSLSGGERQKVMIAAALAQQPEILVLDEPDTFLDPKNQQEILALLSHLNQAQGLSILCVTHDLNSAAHYANRILGLKQGAVLLNGSTEETLQPEPLEALFELPFLKLTVPDRATGPKHWLVPQPASSPNPSSPPTGRPAQ encoded by the coding sequence ATGAGTAAGTCCTCCCCCCCTTTATTGTGTGCCACATCCATTCAGGTGCGTTTGCAAAACCACAGCATCCTGACGGACGTTTCTTTCCAGATGCAGACCGGTGATTTTATGGCCATCATCGGGCCCAATGGGGCTGGAAAATCCACGCTGGTCAAAGCCCTGCTGGGCCTTACCCCCATCGCTGACGGGCAGTTCACGCTAAGAGGGCAACCGCTGTCCAGCTTCTCTCCCAAGGAAAAAGCCCGGCATCTGGCTTACGTGCCCCAATCGGTTGTGGCCACGGCGTTCAGCGATGCCCAACGGGTTTGGGATTTTGTGATGATGGGCCGCTACCCCTATTTAGCCCCGCTGGCCGCCCCACAAGAAGCCGATCGACAAAGGGTCGCGCAGGCCTTGCGACAAACTGGAACGAGTCAGCTGACAGATCGCACCCTGAGCAGTCTCAGTGGGGGAGAACGACAAAAAGTAATGATCGCGGCGGCCTTGGCCCAGCAACCTGAGATTTTGGTGCTGGATGAGCCGGACACCTTTCTCGATCCCAAAAACCAGCAGGAAATTCTGGCCCTGCTGAGCCACTTGAACCAAGCCCAAGGGCTATCCATCTTGTGCGTGACCCACGATCTCAACAGCGCCGCCCATTACGCAAACCGCATTCTGGGCCTGAAGCAGGGAGCGGTTCTATTGAACGGCTCTACGGAGGAAACCCTACAACCCGAGCCGCTGGAGGCGTTATTTGAACTGCCCTTTCTCAAGCTGACCGTACCCGACAGGGCCACTGGCCCCAAGCACTGGCTGGTGCCCCAGCCTGCCTCATCCCCGAATCCCTCCTCTCCACCGACCGGGAGACCGGCCCAATGA
- a CDS encoding YkgJ family cysteine cluster protein has product MLEIVKSFLSGAEPSQSGSVQGQYYERTGGCNQCGKCCSHIYLVYGQQTINSVAMFEDIKAKNPEYQYFKPLLADSDEEGLLFQCVHLQADKSCGIYNDRPNFCRQYPSEHAMLMGGKLAEGCGYQFRLLKTFQDVLRQMAPPGTERLKKPDSASEEEFGQPTDLLKS; this is encoded by the coding sequence ATGTTAGAGATCGTCAAATCGTTTTTGAGCGGGGCGGAGCCCAGCCAAAGTGGCTCCGTGCAGGGGCAGTATTACGAGCGTACCGGCGGTTGTAACCAGTGCGGTAAATGCTGTTCGCATATTTATCTGGTGTACGGGCAGCAAACCATTAACAGCGTGGCCATGTTTGAGGACATAAAGGCCAAAAACCCTGAATATCAATACTTCAAACCCCTTTTGGCGGACAGTGACGAAGAAGGACTGTTGTTTCAGTGTGTGCATTTACAGGCAGACAAGTCCTGCGGTATTTATAACGATCGCCCCAATTTTTGCCGCCAATACCCATCGGAACATGCCATGCTGATGGGCGGCAAACTGGCCGAAGGGTGCGGGTACCAGTTTCGCCTGCTGAAGACCTTTCAGGATGTGTTGAGGCAAATGGCCCCACCGGGCACCGAGAGGCTGAAAAAGCCAGATTCAGCTTCTGAAGAAGAGTTCGGTCAGCCAACGGATCTTCTAAAATCATGA